A part of Terriglobus roseus genomic DNA contains:
- the lon gene encoding endopeptidase La, with the protein MPKQTDQPHGEVRKLPMMPIRDMVIFPHMMTPFVVGRESSVRALDEALTGDRKIFLATQHDASIDEPTSDDIYETGTIGNIVQSVKMPDGNIKVLVEGVERARTMELNDEDGFFVATVRTGKTELVVTPQIEQLMQVVQQRFEQHLKLQQSLNYETMVASVRTDDPTKLADVIAANLQLSIEEKQELLDLFDPAQRLSKIADVLDIAIEKLNMDRTVQSRVKRQMERAQKEYYLNEKIKAIQKELGRGEKSEWDELKKKIEAAGMPKEAFDKAIQELKKLEAMPPMSAESTVSRNYLDWLLAVPWKKKSKDIRNIEHAETILNEDHYGLPKIKDRILEFLAVRQLVKNPKGSILCFVGPPGVGKTSLGMSIAKATGRKFVRMSLGGVRDEAEIRGHRRTYIGSLPGQIIQSMKKAGTKNPVIMLDEVDKMASDFRGDPSAALLEVLDPEQNATFQDHYLDVEYDLSQVLFVATANVLHTIPGPLQDRMEILRLHGYTEVEKLEIAKQYLVKKQMEATGLTADNIEFSDEGLKELIRSYTREAGVRNLEREIGNVCRKAVRRVVKEGTKHKKESITAENIADYLGPQKFRDSIMQEKSEVGLVTGLAWTEVGGSILQTEVQVLDGKGKLTTTGQLGDVMQESAQAALSYVRSRAQHLGLPKDFYRNIDIHVHVPEGAIPKDGPSAGITLATALTSALTMIPVRRDIAMTGEVTLRGKVLPIGGLKEKLLAAHRAGIREAVMPKDNEKDYAELPQLIKDEMKLHFVAEMDDVLKLALEGPLPKLEDEKPEALNNKMPPPNALRPATEARQ; encoded by the coding sequence ATGCCGAAACAGACTGATCAGCCCCACGGCGAAGTACGTAAACTCCCCATGATGCCCATCCGCGACATGGTCATCTTTCCGCACATGATGACCCCGTTTGTCGTAGGACGCGAATCAAGCGTGCGCGCGCTGGACGAAGCGCTTACGGGCGACCGTAAGATCTTCCTCGCCACGCAGCATGATGCCAGCATCGACGAACCCACTTCCGACGACATCTACGAGACAGGCACTATCGGCAACATTGTGCAGTCCGTCAAGATGCCCGATGGCAACATTAAGGTCCTGGTGGAAGGCGTCGAACGCGCCCGCACCATGGAACTGAACGACGAAGACGGTTTCTTCGTCGCCACCGTGCGCACTGGCAAGACTGAACTTGTCGTTACGCCGCAGATTGAGCAGTTGATGCAGGTTGTGCAGCAGCGTTTTGAGCAACATCTGAAGCTGCAGCAGAGCCTGAACTACGAGACGATGGTGGCCAGCGTTCGCACAGACGATCCCACCAAGCTGGCAGACGTGATCGCCGCAAACCTGCAGCTCTCCATTGAAGAGAAGCAGGAACTACTGGATCTTTTCGATCCCGCACAGCGCCTCTCCAAGATCGCTGACGTACTCGACATTGCAATCGAAAAGCTCAACATGGACCGCACCGTGCAATCGCGCGTGAAGCGGCAGATGGAGCGCGCGCAGAAAGAGTACTACCTCAACGAGAAAATCAAGGCCATCCAGAAGGAACTGGGGCGCGGCGAAAAGTCCGAGTGGGACGAGCTGAAGAAGAAGATTGAAGCCGCTGGCATGCCGAAGGAAGCCTTTGACAAGGCGATCCAGGAGCTTAAGAAGCTTGAGGCCATGCCGCCCATGTCCGCGGAATCCACTGTCAGCCGCAACTATCTTGACTGGCTTCTGGCCGTGCCGTGGAAGAAGAAGTCCAAGGACATCCGCAACATTGAACATGCGGAAACCATTCTGAACGAAGACCACTACGGACTGCCGAAGATCAAGGACCGCATCCTTGAGTTCCTCGCAGTACGACAGTTAGTGAAGAATCCTAAGGGTTCCATCCTTTGCTTCGTAGGACCTCCGGGTGTGGGTAAAACATCGCTCGGCATGAGCATTGCCAAGGCTACCGGACGCAAGTTCGTCCGCATGTCTCTTGGTGGCGTCCGTGACGAAGCTGAGATCCGCGGTCACCGTCGTACGTACATCGGTTCCCTGCCCGGTCAGATCATCCAATCGATGAAGAAGGCTGGAACGAAGAACCCCGTGATCATGCTCGACGAAGTGGACAAGATGGCCAGCGACTTCCGTGGCGATCCGTCGGCAGCGTTGTTGGAAGTTCTCGATCCTGAGCAGAACGCGACCTTCCAGGATCATTACCTCGACGTGGAATATGACCTGTCGCAGGTGCTCTTCGTAGCCACGGCAAACGTGCTGCACACGATTCCCGGCCCGCTGCAGGACCGTATGGAAATCCTGCGTCTGCACGGCTACACGGAAGTCGAGAAACTGGAAATCGCCAAGCAGTACCTGGTCAAGAAGCAGATGGAAGCTACCGGCCTCACGGCGGACAACATCGAGTTCTCCGACGAAGGCCTGAAGGAGCTCATCCGCAGCTACACCCGCGAAGCTGGCGTTCGTAACCTGGAACGCGAGATTGGCAACGTCTGCCGCAAGGCAGTGCGTCGTGTAGTGAAGGAAGGCACGAAGCACAAGAAAGAGTCCATCACCGCAGAGAACATTGCGGATTACCTTGGCCCTCAAAAGTTCCGCGACTCGATCATGCAAGAGAAGAGCGAAGTGGGCCTTGTTACCGGCCTGGCATGGACAGAGGTTGGTGGAAGCATTCTGCAGACCGAAGTTCAGGTGCTGGACGGTAAGGGCAAGCTCACCACCACAGGTCAGCTTGGCGATGTGATGCAGGAGTCGGCACAGGCTGCGCTCAGCTACGTACGTTCGCGTGCGCAGCATCTCGGCCTGCCCAAGGATTTCTACCGCAACATCGACATCCACGTACACGTTCCAGAAGGTGCTATCCCCAAGGATGGTCCCTCCGCAGGTATCACATTGGCTACGGCGCTCACCTCTGCGTTGACCATGATTCCTGTGCGACGCGACATCGCTATGACCGGCGAAGTCACACTACGCGGTAAGGTGTTGCCGATTGGTGGATTGAAAGAGAAGCTTCTTGCAGCGCACCGCGCGGGCATCCGCGAAGCCGTCATGCCCAAGGACAACGAAAAGGACTACGCCGAAT